The following are encoded together in the Citrus sinensis cultivar Valencia sweet orange chromosome 1, DVS_A1.0, whole genome shotgun sequence genome:
- the LOC102631050 gene encoding ABC transporter G family member 32 produces MWNSAENVFSRTSSFRDEVEDEEALRWAALERLPTYARARRGIFKNVVGDVKEVDVSELAVQEQRLVLDRLVNAVEDDPERFFDRMRKRCEAVDLELPKIEVRFQNLTVESFVHLGSRALPTIPNFIFNMTEALLRQLRIYRGNRSKLTILDDLSGIIRPSRLTLLLGPPSSGKTTLLLALAGRLGHHLQVSGKITYNGHGFKEFVPPRTSAYVSQQDWQVAEMTVRETLDFAGRCQGVGSKYDMITELARREKIAGIKPDEDLDIFMKSFALGGQKTSLVVEYIMKILGLDTCADTLVGDEMLKGISGGQKKRLTTGELLVGPARVLFMDEISNGLDSSTTYQIIKYLKHSTRALDGTTVISLLQPAPEAYELFDDVILLSEGQIVYQGPRVSVLDFFASMGFSCPKRKNVADFLQEVTSKKDQEQYWSNPYLPYRYISPGKFAEAFHSYHTGKNLSEELAVPFDRRFNHPAALSTSKYGEKRSELLKTSFNWQLLLMKRNSFIYVFKFIQLLIVALITMTVFFRTTMHHKTIDDGGLYLGALYFSMVIILFNGFTEVSMLVAKLPVLYKHRDLHFYPSWVYTIPSWALSIPTSLIESGFWVAVTYYVIGYDPNVVRFSRQLLLYFFLHQMSIGLFRVIGSLGRNMIVANTFGSFAMLVVMALGGFIISRDSIPKWWIWGFWVSPLMYAQNAASVNEFLGHSWDKKAGNSNFSLGEAILRQRSLFPESYWYWIGVGAMLGYTLLFNALFTFFLSYLNPLGKQQAVVSKKELQERDRRRKGENVVIELREYLQRSSSLNGKYFKQKGMVLPFQPLSMAFGNINYFVDVPVELKQEGVLEDRLQLLVNVTGAFRPGVLTALVGVSGAGKTTLMDVLAGRKTGGIIEGDIYISGYPKRQETFARISGYCEQNDIHSPGLTVLESLLFSAWLRLPSEIELETQRAFVEEVMELVELTSLSGALIGLPGINGLSTEQRKRLTIAVELVANPSIVFMDEPTSGLDARAAAIVMRTVRNIVNTGRTIVCTIHQPSIDIFESFDELLFMKRGGELIYAGPLGSKSCELIKYFEAVEGVPKIRPGYNPAAWMLEVTSPVEESRLGVDFAEIYRRSNLFQRNRELVESLSKPSPSSKKLNFSTKYSQSFANQFLACLRKQNLSYWRNPQYTAVRFFYTVVISLMLGSICWKFGAKRENQQDLFNAMGSMYVAVLFIGITNASAVQPVVSVERYVSYRERAAGMYSALPFAFAQVVIEFPYVFGQALIYCSIFYSMASFEWTAVKFISYIFFMYFTMLYFTFYGMMTTAITPNHNVAAIIAAPCYMLWNLFSGFMIAHKRIPIYWRWYYWANPIAWSLYGLQTSQFGDDNKLVKLSDGTGSVPVKHLLKDVFGFRHDFLVIAGAMVVAFATIFAMIFAYAIKAFKFQKR; encoded by the exons ATGTGGAACTCGGCGGAGAATGTGTTTTCTAGAACGTCGTCGTTTAGGGACGAGGTAGAGGACGAGGAGGCGTTAAGGTGGGCGGCGCTTGAGCGGCTGCCGACTTACGCTCGAGCTCGCCGTGGCATTTTCAAGAACGTGGTCGGTGACGTTAAGGAGGTCGATGTGAGTGAGCTGGCGGTTCAGGAACAGAGGCTTGTGTTGGACCGGTTGGTGAATGCTGTTGAAGATGATCCGGAGCGCTTCTTTGATCGCATGAGAAAGAGATGCGAAGC AGTTGATTTGGAGCTTCCAAAGATTGAGGTTCGATTTCAGAATCTGACAGTTGAATCTTTTGTTCACCTTGGAAGTAGAGCGCTACCAACTATtcccaattttatttttaacatgaCTGAG GCTCTTTTGAGGCAATTGCGGATATATCGGGGAAACAGGAGCAAATTGACAATTTTGGATGACTTAAGTGGGATTATTAGACCTTCGAG ATTGACCCTGTTGCTGGGTCCTCCGAGCTCAGGAAAGACTACACTATTGCTAGCTCTTGCTGGGCGCCTCGGACATCATTTACAG gtGTCAGGGAAAATTACATACAATGGACACGGGTTTAAAGAGTTTGTTCCTCCAAGGACGTCCGCTTATGTCAGTCAACAGGATTGGCAAGTGGCAGAGATGACAGTACGGGAAACTCTGGATTTTGCAGGACGGTGTCAAGGTGTTGGATCCAAATATG ATATGATTACGGAACTTgcaagaagagaaaaaatagcTGGGATAAAACCTGATGAAGATCTTGATATATTTATGAAG TCATTTGCACTGGGGGGTCAGAAGACTAGTCTTGTGGTGGAGTACATCATGAAG ATTCTAGGTTTGGACACTTGTGCTGACACATTGGTAGGAGATGAGATGCTTAAAGGTATCTCTGGAGGCCAGAAGAAGCGGCTGACAACAG GTGAATTATTAGTTGGTCCAGCCAGAGTACTATTCATGGATGAAATATCAAATGGCCTTGATAGTTCAACTACTTATCAAATCATCAAATATCTTAAGCATTCTACCCGTGCACTTGATGGGACCACTGTCATTTCTCTGCTTCAACCTGCTCCTGAGGCTTATGAGTTATTTGATGATGTTATACTTTTGTCTGAAGGCCAGATTGTATACCAGGGACCCCGAGTTTCtgttcttgatttctttgCATCTATGGGATTTAGTTGTCCAAAGAGAAAGAATGTGGCAGACTTCTTGCAGGAA GTTACGTCAAAGAAGGACCAAGAGCAATACTGGTCCAACCCTTACCTTCCATACCGATATATATCTCCAGGAAAGTTTGCTGAAGCTTTTCATTCATATCACACTGGAAAGAATTTGTCAGAGGAACTGGCTGTTCCTTTTGACAGACGATTTAATCATCCAGCAGCATTGTCAACTTCTAAATATGGTGAAAAGAGGAGTGAACTTCTCAAAACCAGCTTTAACTGGCAATTGCTACTGATGAAACggaattcatttatttacgttttcaaatttattcag CTTCTTATTGTTGCCTTAATCACAATGACTGTTTTTTTTCGGACAACAATGCACCATAAGACAATCGATGATGGTGGCTTGTACCTTGGAGCACTTTACTTTTCCATGGTCATTATTCTCTTTAATGGCTTTACTGAGGTTTCAATGTTGGTGGCGAAGCTCCCAGTACTTTACAAGCATAGAGACTTGCACTTCTATCCTAGTTGGGTTTATACAATTCCTTCTTGGGCTTTGAGCATTCCAACATCGCTCATAGAGTCTGGTTTTTGGGTGGCTGTTACATACTATGTGATTGGATATGATCCTAATGTTGTTAG ATTTTCCCGGCAACTCTTGTTATATTTCTTTCTGCACCAGATGTCTATAGGTCTTTTCCGTGTAATTGGATCGTTGGGCAGAAATATGATTGTTGCCAATACCTTTGGATCTTTCGCAATGCTGGTGGTCATGGCTCTTGGAGGATTCATCATTTCAAGAG ATAGTATACCGAAATGGTGGATCTGGGGTTTCTGGGTTTCTCCTTTGATGTATGCCCAAAATGCAGCTTCAGTGAATGAATTTCTTGGGCATTCTTGGGATAAG AAAGCTGGGAACTCCAACTTTTCGTTAGGAGAGGCAATATTGAGACAACGCAGTTTGTTTCCAGAAAGCTACTGGTACTGGATCGGTGTTGGAGCCATGCTTGGATATACACTTTTATTTAATGCTCTCTTCACTTTCTTCTTAAGCTACCTTAACC CTTTGGGAAAGCAACAGGCTGTTGTCTCCAAGAAAGAGCTACAGGAGAGAGACAGGAGAAGGAAAGGTGAAAATGTTGTTATCGAACTGAGAGAGTACTTGCAGCGTTCATCTTCGCTAAATG GAAAATATTTCAAGCAAAAAGGCATGGTTCTGCCGTTTCAACCACTTTCTATGGCCTTCGGCAATATCAATTACTTTGTAGATGTCCCTGTG GAATTGAAACAAGAAGGCGTATTAGAGGATAGATTGCAGCTATTGGTTAATGTCACTGGAGCATTCAGACCTGGTGTGCTTACGGCATTGGTAGGAGTTAGTGGTGCAGGTAAAACCACCCTCATGGATGTTTTAGCAGGTCGAAAAACTGGCGGGATCATAGAAGGGGACATATATATATCTGGTTATCCCAAAAGGCAAGAAACTTTTGCTAGAATTTCAGGTTATTGTGAGCAGAATGACATTCACTCTCCTGGCTTGACTGTTCTGGAATCACTTCTGTTCTCTGCTTGGCTGCGGTTACCATCAGAGATTGAATTGGAGACACAAAGG GCATTTGTTGAGGAAGTGATGGAACTTGTGGAGCTGACATCTTTAAGTGGAGCATTGATTGGTCTACCAGGAATTAACGGCTTGTCCACGGAGCAACGTAAAAGATTGACAATTGCTGTTGAACTAGTTGCCAACCCTTCTATAGTGTTCATGGATGAGCCTACATCAGGGTTGGATGCAAGGGCTGCAGCAATAGTGATGAGAACTGTTAGGAACATTGTAAATACTGGGAGAACAATTGTGTGCACAATCCATCAACCCAGCATCGACATTTTTGAATCGTTTGATGAG CTTTTGTTTATGAAGCGCGGAGGAGAGCTCATATATGCTGGTCCACTTGGTTCTAAGTCTTGTGAACTCATCAAATATTTTGAG GCAGTTGAAGGTGTGCCAAAGATCAGGCCCGGATATAATCCTGCTGCTTGGATGCTTGAGGTTACTTCACCAGTTGAAGAAAGTCGTCTTGGTGTTGATTTTGCGGAAATTTATCGAAGATCAAACCTGTTTCA ACGTAACAGGGAACTGGTTGAGAGTCTAAGCAAGCCAAGTCCTAGCTCCAAAAAATTGAACTTTTCAACTAAGTATTCTCAGTCTTTTGCTAACCAGTTTTTAGCTTGTCTTCGAAAGCAAAACCTATCTTATTGGCGGAACCCACAATATACAGCAGTTCGCTTTTTCTACACTGTTGTGATCTCATTAATGCTTGGATCAATATGTTGGAAATTTGGTGCAAAAAG GGAGAACCAACAAGATTTATTTAATGCCATGGGATCCATGTATGTAGCTGTCTTATTCATCGGAATTACCAATGCCTCAGCTGTTCAACCTGTCGTTTCTGTTGAAAGATATGTTTCATATAGAGAGAGAGCAGCTGGAATGTATTCAGCTCTACCTTTTGCTTTTGCACAG GTTGTTATTGAATTCCCTTATGTGTTTGGACAGGCACTTATTTACTGCTCCATTTTCTACTCTATGGCCTCATTTGAGTGGACTGCTGTGAAGTTTATTtcttacatattttttatgtacttTACCATGCTATATTTCACCTTTTATGGCATGATGACGACTGCTATCACACCAAATCATAATGTGGCTGCCATTATTGCTGCTCCCTGTTATATGCTTTGGAACCTTTTCAGCGGCTTTATGATTGCCCACAAG AGAATTCCCATTTACTGGAGATGGTATTACTGGGCGAACCCTATAGCATGGAGTCTGTACGGCCTCCAGACTTCACAATTTGGTGACGACAATAAACTTGTGAAGCTTTCAGATGGAACTGGCTCGGTTCCTGTGAAGCACTTACTGAAGGATGTGTTTGGGTTTAGGCACGATTTCTTGGTAATAGCCGGTGCTATGGTGGTTGCTTTCGCCACTATTTTTGCAATGATATTTGCTTATGCAATAAAAGCCTTCAAGTTCCAAAAGAGATGA
- the LOC127901416 gene encoding uncharacterized protein LOC127901416 yields the protein MKITLRSSNTLYRICALPMDIFDDEMVRVVLHMASDVANFGCIPIFVTTSPRVSSEGIEPHVDTETSFRTNMSGPDNDEEVLPRTISLQQYYSPIHDNYDNIDDNGVTLEYVGATVFPITTSLEQRYSPYHNNDFRDNDDFHHETEGDNVCAEPSNNTRGTHFNNDGDDGGAGLSNVPSFQHDDECENNTPVNNRGNRPSPSMVRSRRRIDALTSLAPTLPSNMVAPSFVSSCDSDDISVGKLFAEKNEFILQLRKVAFRDKFDFNIARSTTTRFEAHCCSESCKWRIRATRCSNEQNVPWVVKRIDNVHTCHNEVLVDGRHQVRSRIVGHIIAEKYIQDKRIYTPNDIRADMQQEYGVQLTYQQAYRAREVGLEIVRGNPAESYNLLPKYSHVLTTANEGTVTHLEQDGDGNFLYYFISLGSSIKGFMQYIRPVIAVDGTHLKGLYRGSMFVATCLDGNNQLYPLAIGIMDSENNDAWEWFMMKLHRVIGDRPELFRMSKALWDQFEPAFINAAKAYGHEEFKRQLEGLWMIHSGAADYLENNVGTCNWARSQFEGRRYSILTTNIAESVNSFMREPQKFPVTHLIDHFRKTMQQWFYDRKIVAESMTTRLTTWADEIVTERRTIAERMIVRPVSPHRFQVVGGGLKEGLVDLQQRTCTCRVFQLDQLVCAHAIAACLTHRVDFINLCSDFYTTESLAMAYAQPVEPVGDVADWEIPDEIQEMQVYPPVEAPPPGRRKELIIPSAGEDVNRRTVRCGRCHELGHNRKRCKNPIASTRS from the exons ATGAAAATCACTTTGAGGTCTAGTAACACATTATATCGTATATGTGCACTGCCCATGGatatatttgatgatgaaatggtgaggGTTGTGTTGCATATGGCATCCGACGTAGCCAATTTTGGATGCATTCCTATATTCGTGACCACATCACCTCGAGTTTCGAGCGAAGGTATTGAGCCACATGTCGATACAGAAACTTCGTTTAGAACAAATATGTCTGGCCCCGATAATGATGAAGAGGTGTTGCCAAGGACAATATCGCTGCAGCAATATTACTCTCCAATCCACGACAATTATGACAACATTGATGATAACGGCGTTACGTTAGAGTATGTTGGAGCAACGGTATTTCCAATAACGACGTCGTTGGAGCAACGGTATTCTCCGTATCACAACAATGATTTTCGggacaatgatgattttcatcACGAGACAGAGGGGGATAATGTTTGTGCAGAACCTTCTAATAATACGAGGGGCACTCATTTCaataatgatggtgatgatggagGAGCCGGTCTTTCGAATGTTCCGTCGTTTCAGCACGACGATGAGTGTGAAAATAATACTCCTGTGAATAACAGAGGCAATAGACCTAGTCCTTCTATGGTGCGATCGAGAAGGCGAATTGACGCCCTTACAAGTCTTGCTCCAACTTTGCCTTCGAACATGGTTGCTCCAAGCTTTGTTAGCAGTTGTGATTCAGATGATATCAGTGTGGGTAAGCTATTTGCTGAGAAGAATGAGTTTATATTACAACTACGCAAGGTTGCCTTTAGagataagtttgatttcaataTTGCACGGTCTACTACGACACGTTTCGAGGCTCACTGTTGTTCAGAATCATGTAAATGGCGTATTCGAGCAACTAGATGTTCGAACGAGCAAAATGTTCCTTGGGTGGTGAAGAGAATTGACAATGTACACACTTGTCATAATGAGGTATTGGTTGATGGACGTCATCAAGTAAGGAGCCGGATTGTCGGTCATATTATcgcagaaaaatatattcaagacAAGAGGATTTATACTCCGAATGACATAAGAGCAGATATGCAACAGGAATACGGTGTTCAGTTAACATACCAGCAGGCATATCGGGCGAGAGAAGTTGGTCTTGAAATAGTTCGAGGCAACCCTGCAGAGTCATACAACTTGCTCCCTAAATACTCTCACGTACTAACTACAGCTAATGAGGGTACAGTCACTCACCTCGAGCAGGATGGAGATGGTAATTTCTTGTACTATTTTATATCACTCGGATCTTCCATCAAGGGTTTTATGCAGTACATTCGGCCTGTCATTGCTGTAGATGGTACTCATCTGAAGGGACTATATCGTGGAAGCATGTTCGTGGCAACATGTCTTGATGGTAACAATCAATTGTATCCGTTAGCCATTGGGATCATGGATTCAGAAAACAATGATGCTTGGGAATGGTTTATGATGAAGTTACACAGAGTGATTGGCGATAGACCTGAATTG TTTAGAATGTCTAAAGCTCTTTGGGATCAATTTGAGCCTGCCTTTATTAATGCAGCAAAAGCATATGGCCACGAGGAATTTAAGAGACAACTTGAAGGGTTGTGGATGATCCACTCGGGTGCGGCTGATTACCTAGAAAATAATGTCGGTACGTGCAATTGGGCAAGGTCTCAGTTTGAAGGTAGGAGGTACAGCATACTTACCACCAACATCGCGGAGAGTGTTAATTCTTTCATGCGGGAACCTCAAAAATTTCCTGTTACTCATCTTATTGATCACTTTAGGAAAACAATGCAGCAATGGTtctatgatagaaaaattgtgGCTGAATCAATGACTACTCGGCTAACAACATGGGCGGATGAAATAGTCACTGAGAGGAGAACTATAGCTGAAAGAATGATAGTTCGGCCGGTGTCTCCGCATCGATTTCAAGTGGTAGGCGGTGGGCTTAAGGAAGGTTTGGTTGACTTGCAACAGAGAACTTGCACATGCAGAGTGTTTCAGCTTGATCAGCTTGTATGTGCTCATGCAATTGCGGCGTGTCTAACACACCGGGTGGATTTTATTAACCTATGCTCGGACTTTTACACTACAGAATCGTTGGCGATGGCTTATGCACAACCAGTAGAGCCAGTTGGTGATGTGGCTGATTGGGAAATTCCAGATGAAATTCAGGAGATGCAAGTATACCCACCAGTTGAGGCACCACCACCTGGCCGTCGTAAAGAGCTCATAATACCCTCGGCTGGCGAGGACGTTAACAGGCGGACTGTAAGATGCGGGCGGTGTCATGAACTAGGCCATAATCGTAAGCGATGTAAGAATCCCATTGCGTCGACTCGAAGTTAG
- the LOC102630751 gene encoding uncharacterized protein LOC102630751 isoform X2 produces MEIWDTSTEAVIKALRSRGWCFGNIQEVTAIIAINSALIDDKDPRKVADSTESELLNTDLKSIGGKSLPDPTRKFSHIQGPIVLQVASVRDISRSSIEEFSGNPGSNRLLKLVLTDGHIEITAIEYSHIPSIPYDIVPGTKVRLENKVPVHSGIVCLNPNVVTVLGGVVASLHEEWQMNRKYSVFSRSSLRPSQESGGGGPPPFEKFQIGAPSHQLAQRGRFYHDDSESTAKTSEPVAVETTGNTKVMPSTSQQTTGLEKNNSVTSPKVTRVEERTEEDPSSSQARPKEVVESFPVQNQAASQKLLQKMSTSNQDNRHSRGRRYRGKGKEEEPAVFTLEEWEKRKAGAKPFVNHKLPDTSNDEDLAWQLQNQLDLEDSHSGMHDSQAENIRMSMFSYERDDRVHGTENRGRGRGRGRRKGRGRGRGRG; encoded by the exons ATGGAGATTTGGGATACATCAACAGAGGCTGTCATCAAAGCCCTAAGATCTAGAGGCTGGTGTTTCGGTAACATCCAGGAAGTTACAGCCATAATAGCGATAAACTCCGCTTTGATCGATGATAAAGACCCGCGTAAGGTGGCCGATTCTACTGAATCCGAGCTGCTTAATACGGACCTTAAATCCATCGGAGGCAAGTCCTtgcccgacccgacccgaaaGTTCTCACATATTCAAGGCCCCATCGTTCTCCAG GTAGCTTCGGTGAGGGACATATCCAGGAGCAGTATCGAAGAATTTTCTGGAAATCCAGGTAGCAATCGCCTGCTGAAATTAGTTCTCACAGATGGGCATATTGAAATAACTGCGATTGAGTACTCTCATATACCTTCTATTCCTTATGACATAGTTCCTGGTACCAAG GTCCGTTTGGAAAATAAAGTTCCGGTACATAGTGGTATAGTATGTTTGAATCCAAATGTGGTTACTGTACTAGGAGGTGTTGTTGCATCACTTCATGAAGAATGGCAGATGAATAGAAAATACTCGGTTTTTTCCCGTTCATCTTTAAGGCCATCGCAGGaaagtggtggtggtggtccTCCTCCATTTGAGAAGTTCCAGATTGGGGCACCTTCACATCAGTTAGCTCAGCGTGGCAGATTCTATCATG ATGATTCTGAGTCTACAGCAAAGACCAGTGAGCCTGTTGCTGTGGAAACCACTGGAAATACCAAAGTTATGCCAAGCACTTCACAGCAGACCACTggtttggaaaaaaataactcAGTTACTAGTCCGAAAGTGACACGCGTTGAAGAAAGAACTGAAGAAGACCCAAGCAGCTCACAAGCAAGACCAAAAGAAG TTGTTGAATCCTTCCCTGTTCAAAATCAAGCGGCTTCTCAAAAGCTCCTTCAGAAGATGAGTACCTCTAATCAAGACAATCGACATTCCAGAGGTCGAAGATATAGGGGGAagggaaaagaagaagagccAGCTGTTTTCACCCTAGAAGAGtgggaaaagagaaaagctggGGCGAAACCTTTTGTTAACCATAAGCTTCCAGATACGAGTAACGATGAAGATCTTGCATGGCAGCTTCAAAACCAACTTGATTTGGAAGATTCTCAT AGCGGAATGCATGACTCACAGGCAGAGAATATCAGAATGAGCATGTTTAGTTATGAAAGAGATGATAGGGTTCACGGGACAGAAAATAGAGGCAGAGGAAGAGGAAGGGGCAGAAGAAAGGGAAGGGGGCGGGGGAGGGGGAGGGGATGA
- the LOC102630751 gene encoding uncharacterized protein LOC102630751 isoform X1, with the protein MEIWDTSTEAVIKALRSRGWCFGNIQEVTAIIAINSALIDDKDPRKVADSTESELLNTDLKSIGGKSLPDPTRKFSHIQGPIVLQVASVRDISRSSIEEFSGNPGSNRLLKLVLTDGHIEITAIEYSHIPSIPYDIVPGTKVRLENKVPVHSGIVCLNPNVVTVLGGVVASLHEEWQMNRKYSVFSRSSLRPSQESGGGGPPPFEKFQIGAPSHQLAQRGRFYHDDSESTAKTSEPVAVETTGNTKVMPSTSQQTTGLEKNNSVTSPKVTRVEERTEEDPSSSQARPKEVVESFPVQNQAASQKLLQKMSTSNQDNRHSRGRRYRGKGKEEEPAVFTLEEWEKRKAGAKPFVNHKLPDTSNDEDLAWQLQNQLDLEDSHEQSGMHDSQAENIRMSMFSYERDDRVHGTENRGRGRGRGRRKGRGRGRGRG; encoded by the exons ATGGAGATTTGGGATACATCAACAGAGGCTGTCATCAAAGCCCTAAGATCTAGAGGCTGGTGTTTCGGTAACATCCAGGAAGTTACAGCCATAATAGCGATAAACTCCGCTTTGATCGATGATAAAGACCCGCGTAAGGTGGCCGATTCTACTGAATCCGAGCTGCTTAATACGGACCTTAAATCCATCGGAGGCAAGTCCTtgcccgacccgacccgaaaGTTCTCACATATTCAAGGCCCCATCGTTCTCCAG GTAGCTTCGGTGAGGGACATATCCAGGAGCAGTATCGAAGAATTTTCTGGAAATCCAGGTAGCAATCGCCTGCTGAAATTAGTTCTCACAGATGGGCATATTGAAATAACTGCGATTGAGTACTCTCATATACCTTCTATTCCTTATGACATAGTTCCTGGTACCAAG GTCCGTTTGGAAAATAAAGTTCCGGTACATAGTGGTATAGTATGTTTGAATCCAAATGTGGTTACTGTACTAGGAGGTGTTGTTGCATCACTTCATGAAGAATGGCAGATGAATAGAAAATACTCGGTTTTTTCCCGTTCATCTTTAAGGCCATCGCAGGaaagtggtggtggtggtccTCCTCCATTTGAGAAGTTCCAGATTGGGGCACCTTCACATCAGTTAGCTCAGCGTGGCAGATTCTATCATG ATGATTCTGAGTCTACAGCAAAGACCAGTGAGCCTGTTGCTGTGGAAACCACTGGAAATACCAAAGTTATGCCAAGCACTTCACAGCAGACCACTggtttggaaaaaaataactcAGTTACTAGTCCGAAAGTGACACGCGTTGAAGAAAGAACTGAAGAAGACCCAAGCAGCTCACAAGCAAGACCAAAAGAAG TTGTTGAATCCTTCCCTGTTCAAAATCAAGCGGCTTCTCAAAAGCTCCTTCAGAAGATGAGTACCTCTAATCAAGACAATCGACATTCCAGAGGTCGAAGATATAGGGGGAagggaaaagaagaagagccAGCTGTTTTCACCCTAGAAGAGtgggaaaagagaaaagctggGGCGAAACCTTTTGTTAACCATAAGCTTCCAGATACGAGTAACGATGAAGATCTTGCATGGCAGCTTCAAAACCAACTTGATTTGGAAGATTCTCAT GAGCAGAGCGGAATGCATGACTCACAGGCAGAGAATATCAGAATGAGCATGTTTAGTTATGAAAGAGATGATAGGGTTCACGGGACAGAAAATAGAGGCAGAGGAAGAGGAAGGGGCAGAAGAAAGGGAAGGGGGCGGGGGAGGGGGAGGGGATGA